One Clostridiales bacterium genomic window carries:
- a CDS encoding type III pantothenate kinase, translating into MVLVIDIGNTNVKLGIFKDNFLMASGRIATHYRRTSDEYGLLVTNLIEANNLSKKDITGIIISSVIPDLNYTFEHMCDFYFGITPLVLGAGVKTGLNIKYDNPKDVGSDRIAICVAAMKEYGKPLIVVDFGTATTVNVIGRDNEFLGGLICPGIKTSLNSLAESTAKLPKIELVTPKSVIGKSTVTNMQSGMFYGFVGLLEHIIKKIKEEENLQDAKVIATGGLSEYVVKGTNVIDRIDRRLSLKGLNYIYQMNDPTVAK; encoded by the coding sequence ATGGTTTTAGTAATTGACATAGGAAACACAAACGTAAAGCTCGGCATTTTTAAGGATAACTTCTTGATGGCAAGCGGCAGAATTGCCACGCATTATCGCAGAACTTCGGACGAATACGGGCTTTTGGTTACAAACCTTATAGAAGCGAATAATCTTTCAAAAAAAGACATAACGGGAATTATTATATCCAGCGTTATACCCGACCTTAACTACACCTTTGAGCATATGTGCGATTTTTATTTTGGGATAACTCCGTTGGTTTTGGGGGCGGGCGTAAAAACCGGGCTTAATATAAAATACGATAATCCAAAAGATGTGGGCAGCGACCGCATAGCTATTTGCGTCGCTGCCATGAAAGAATACGGCAAACCGCTAATCGTCGTGGATTTTGGCACTGCGACCACAGTTAATGTAATTGGTAGGGATAACGAATTTTTGGGCGGCTTGATTTGCCCCGGGATCAAGACTTCCCTTAATAGTTTAGCCGAAAGCACGGCAAAACTGCCCAAGATAGAATTGGTAACGCCCAAAAGCGTAATAGGGAAAAGCACGGTTACTAATATGCAATCAGGCATGTTTTATGGTTTTGTGGGCTTGCTGGAGCATATCATAAAGAAAATAAAAGAAGAAGAAAATCTTCAAGACGCCAAGGTTATCGCGACTGGCGGGCTGAGCGAGTATGTTGTCAAAGGCACTAATGTAATTGACCGCATTGACAGGAGATTGTCTTTAAAAGGGCTTAATTATATTTATCAAATGAACGACCCTACCGTCGCAAAATAA
- a CDS encoding chorion class high-cysteine HCB protein 13 yields MSFGDYGGGFGGCGCGFGKFGGCEDIFCILLLLCLCGGKGKDRCGCDIDICELIFIIIILQCLCGCGKKCC; encoded by the coding sequence ATGAGTTTTGGCGATTATGGCGGAGGCTTTGGCGGATGCGGATGCGGATTTGGCAAATTTGGCGGCTGTGAGGACATCTTCTGCATCTTATTGTTGTTATGCTTATGCGGCGGCAAAGGCAAAGACAGATGTGGATGCGATATAGACATCTGTGAATTGATTTTCATTATAATTATACTTCAATGCTTGTGTGGCTGCGGAAAAAAATGCTGCTAA
- a CDS encoding glycine--tRNA ligase, with translation MDNAVTMDKLVALCKNRGFIFAGSEIYGGLANTWDFGPLGVELKNNIKRAWWKKFVQESPYNIGVDCAILMNPLAWEASGHLSNFTDPLMDCKVCRTRHRADHLIENWAQKHNKDISPLGMTDEQMGKTVAENKIPCPDCGNSNFTPVRKFNMMFKTFQGVTEDSQSAIYLRPETAQGIFVNFKNVLRTTRAKIPFGIAQIGKSFRNEITPGNFIFRTREFEQMELEFFCKPGTDLEWFEYWKNFCYDWLIGLNIKPENLKMRDHKKEELSHYSVATTDFEYKFPFGWGELWGIADRTDFDLKNHQEKSKESMEYLDPVTNEKYIPYCVEPSLGVERALLAFLCDAYCEETLEDGEIRTILKFHPALAPVKVAVLPLQKKLSDKADQVYRMLSKKFAAAYDETGSIGKRYRRQDEIGTPYCVTIDFDTLEDDTVTIRDRDTMRQIRLKIDELEDYISKGIEY, from the coding sequence ATGGACAACGCCGTGACTATGGATAAGCTTGTGGCTCTTTGCAAAAATAGAGGTTTTATTTTTGCGGGCAGCGAAATATATGGCGGCTTAGCTAATACTTGGGACTTTGGGCCTTTGGGCGTGGAACTAAAAAACAACATCAAGAGAGCTTGGTGGAAAAAGTTTGTGCAAGAATCCCCTTATAATATAGGCGTTGACTGCGCTATTTTGATGAATCCCCTAGCGTGGGAAGCCAGCGGACATTTAAGTAATTTTACCGATCCGCTGATGGATTGCAAAGTTTGCCGCACAAGACACCGTGCCGACCACTTGATTGAAAATTGGGCGCAAAAACACAATAAAGATATTTCTCCGCTGGGAATGACGGACGAACAAATGGGAAAGACCGTGGCAGAAAATAAAATACCCTGCCCTGACTGCGGCAACAGCAACTTTACGCCCGTTAGAAAATTTAATATGATGTTTAAAACATTTCAAGGCGTGACCGAGGACAGCCAGAGCGCGATATACCTAAGGCCTGAAACCGCTCAAGGTATTTTTGTCAATTTTAAAAATGTTTTGAGGACTACCCGCGCCAAAATACCTTTTGGGATAGCCCAAATAGGCAAATCTTTTAGAAACGAGATCACGCCCGGCAACTTTATTTTTAGAACTAGGGAATTTGAGCAGATGGAATTGGAGTTTTTCTGCAAGCCCGGCACTGACTTGGAATGGTTTGAATATTGGAAAAACTTTTGTTACGATTGGCTTATAGGTTTAAATATAAAGCCTGAAAACTTAAAGATGCGCGACCACAAAAAGGAAGAGCTATCGCATTATTCAGTAGCGACTACGGACTTTGAGTATAAGTTTCCTTTTGGCTGGGGCGAGCTTTGGGGCATTGCCGACAGGACGGATTTTGACCTTAAAAACCATCAAGAAAAGTCAAAAGAAAGCATGGAATATTTAGATCCCGTCACCAATGAAAAATATATACCTTATTGCGTTGAGCCTTCTTTGGGCGTGGAAAGAGCCTTGCTCGCTTTCTTGTGCGACGCTTATTGCGAGGAAACGCTTGAAGACGGCGAAATAAGGACTATATTAAAGTTTCATCCCGCGCTCGCGCCCGTTAAGGTCGCGGTGCTTCCGCTCCAGAAAAAATTGTCCGATAAGGCCGACCAAGTCTATCGCATGCTTTCTAAGAAGTTTGCCGCCGCTTATGACGAGACGGGCAGCATAGGCAAGCGCTATCGCCGTCAAGACGAAATAGGAACGCCTTATTGCGTGACAATTGATTTTGACACCTTGGAAGACGACACAGTGACAATCAGGGACCGCGACACTATGCGACAGATAAGACTTAAGATAGACGAGCTTGAGGATTATATTTCAAAAGGAATAGAATATTAA
- a CDS encoding homoserine dehydrogenase — protein sequence MKKVSIGILGLGTVGGGAYRILTQNHESILRKENLDLQVVKVLEKSPQIAIQKGVPKDKIAASIDDITSNPEIDIVVEVIGGIEPAKSFIERCLISGKHVVTANKELISKHWRELEQIAQKHNKGLYFEASCLGGVPIIRSIVEGMQANNIIEIAGIFNGTTNYILTKMSEENMSYADALAEAQKLGYAEADPTSDVEGYDAMYKLNILSTLAFRKQIPLESIYREGITKITKTDIQSGKELGYTIKLLAIARLYNNSLEVRVHPTFVPEKHPLANVRDSFNAVYLVGNYVGEIMLYGRGAGDLPTGSAIVSDIIYCAHQDKPRYIKFDRELNDIKLVTDFKSKYYMVLNCADKPGVLAQTAAVLGSNQVSIDSVIQKGKHKEFARVVFLTHKTSELSMKKALKELERLKVVDSIESVIRVLD from the coding sequence ATGAAAAAAGTCAGCATAGGCATTTTGGGGCTTGGAACAGTAGGCGGAGGCGCTTATCGGATTTTGACGCAAAACCATGAAAGCATTTTGCGCAAAGAAAACCTTGATTTGCAAGTTGTCAAAGTTTTGGAAAAATCGCCTCAAATCGCCATACAAAAAGGCGTGCCCAAAGACAAAATCGCCGCCAGCATAGACGATATAACTTCCAATCCCGAGATAGACATTGTAGTGGAGGTTATAGGCGGGATAGAGCCCGCAAAATCTTTTATTGAAAGGTGTCTTATCTCAGGCAAACATGTGGTCACCGCAAACAAAGAACTTATTTCAAAACATTGGCGCGAATTAGAACAAATCGCCCAAAAACATAACAAGGGCCTATATTTTGAAGCTAGTTGTTTGGGCGGCGTGCCAATTATAAGGTCTATCGTAGAGGGCATGCAAGCAAACAATATAATTGAAATAGCCGGCATTTTTAACGGAACAACCAACTATATTTTGACCAAAATGAGCGAAGAAAATATGAGCTATGCCGACGCCTTGGCCGAGGCGCAAAAGCTTGGCTATGCCGAGGCCGACCCCACAAGCGACGTGGAAGGCTACGACGCTATGTATAAACTCAATATTTTGTCAACCTTGGCTTTTAGAAAGCAAATCCCGCTTGAGAGCATTTATAGGGAAGGCATTACCAAGATAACCAAGACGGACATCCAAAGCGGCAAAGAATTAGGCTACACAATCAAATTATTGGCGATAGCTAGACTATATAACAATTCTTTGGAAGTTAGGGTTCACCCAACATTCGTGCCCGAAAAGCATCCTTTGGCAAATGTAAGGGATTCTTTTAACGCCGTATATTTAGTCGGCAATTATGTGGGCGAGATAATGCTTTATGGAAGAGGCGCGGGCGATTTGCCCACGGGCAGCGCCATTGTAAGCGATATAATTTATTGCGCCCATCAAGACAAACCCCGTTATATAAAATTTGATAGGGAACTAAACGACATTAAGCTGGTCACTGATTTTAAGTCCAAGTATTATATGGTGCTAAATTGCGCGGACAAACCCGGAGTTTTGGCGCAAACGGCGGCGGTATTGGGCAGCAACCAAGTTAGCATTGACAGCGTAATACAAAAAGGCAAACATAAAGAGTTCGCAAGGGTTGTGTTCTTGACCCACAAAACTTCGGAATTGTCTATGAAAAAGGCGTTAAAAGAGCTGGAAAGATTAAAGGTTGTTGATAGCATAGAAAGCGTTATAAGAGTGCTAGATTAA